Proteins encoded by one window of Thermobaculum terrenum ATCC BAA-798:
- a CDS encoding cation:proton antiporter, producing MHEADLLTNLVLALSVAAIGGLVSTALKQSPIIGYLLAGIIIGPFTPGPVSNVEIISQLADIGVIFLMFAVGVHISIKEILSYGKLVLIGAPLQVLAVILIAMAIGRLIRMDTGTSLVLGFVVAISSSVVISKVLEDSGEGSTDHGGIALAWGAIQDIVTIIMVAVMPLFSSVGTDNNSVLLSMVKTFGFLVIAFGGGFFVLPWFMNRLALLRNREVLLLATAAVALIAAVGASMFGLSVALGAFVAGLIVSESEISHQILGDIVPIRDVFSALFFVSIGMLLDPRMIISDWHLVVLGLVLILIVKSLISTGIMLAMGYAIKTSVLVGLLLAQCAEFSFLLASIGRDLELLSENSFRLMLATTTISVIINPFIYRLRAPIVSFVNNLISANNIPQPTQYATPDIDLPDRRHAVLCGYGRVGAVVGAALRRRGFPFVVIEEDPRIIKELRRRGIPAIIGNAANMSVLSAANVESARILIIAISDAVATRIAVENAKALNPNIDIVARAQSAKERDYLRHRRVSHVVLGEMELALEITRFTLHRFGVSGGEVQAILQGLRERSEAELGSGSLYDL from the coding sequence ATGCATGAAGCTGACTTGTTAACCAACCTAGTACTAGCTTTATCCGTAGCTGCAATTGGTGGATTGGTTTCTACAGCGCTCAAGCAGAGTCCAATAATAGGCTACTTACTGGCGGGCATAATAATTGGCCCTTTTACCCCTGGTCCAGTAAGCAATGTGGAGATCATCAGTCAGCTGGCTGATATAGGTGTGATATTTCTTATGTTTGCTGTTGGGGTGCACATATCTATCAAGGAGATCCTAAGCTACGGCAAGTTAGTGCTTATTGGTGCTCCTTTACAGGTATTGGCTGTAATTCTCATAGCCATGGCTATCGGGCGCCTGATAAGGATGGATACAGGCACATCACTTGTCTTAGGGTTTGTGGTAGCTATCTCTTCCAGCGTAGTTATAAGCAAAGTGCTTGAGGATAGTGGTGAAGGCTCTACAGATCATGGAGGTATAGCTCTAGCCTGGGGAGCTATACAGGATATTGTGACTATTATCATGGTTGCAGTTATGCCGCTCTTTTCCTCTGTAGGTACAGACAACAACTCGGTACTTCTTTCAATGGTCAAAACTTTTGGCTTCCTCGTAATTGCCTTTGGTGGGGGGTTCTTTGTTCTGCCTTGGTTCATGAATAGGCTAGCGCTCTTGCGTAATCGAGAAGTATTATTGCTGGCGACCGCAGCTGTAGCATTGATAGCAGCTGTGGGGGCTTCGATGTTTGGACTCTCAGTAGCTCTGGGAGCCTTTGTCGCTGGGCTGATAGTTAGTGAGTCTGAGATCTCTCACCAAATACTGGGAGATATCGTCCCGATAAGGGATGTTTTTTCAGCGCTCTTCTTTGTTTCCATAGGTATGCTGCTTGATCCGAGGATGATCATCTCTGACTGGCACCTGGTAGTCCTGGGGTTAGTGTTGATCTTGATTGTTAAGTCGTTGATATCTACAGGTATCATGCTCGCCATGGGTTATGCTATAAAGACCTCTGTACTGGTGGGTTTGCTGTTGGCACAGTGTGCAGAGTTCTCATTCCTGCTAGCGTCTATAGGTCGTGATCTGGAACTTCTTTCTGAAAACTCCTTTAGGTTGATGTTAGCCACTACCACCATCAGCGTTATAATTAATCCTTTTATTTATAGGCTCAGAGCGCCAATTGTAAGTTTTGTTAACAATCTGATATCTGCCAATAACATTCCACAACCCACTCAGTATGCAACACCTGACATTGACCTCCCAGATAGGCGTCACGCTGTGCTATGTGGTTATGGCAGGGTTGGAGCAGTAGTTGGAGCTGCATTAAGGAGAAGGGGATTCCCCTTCGTTGTTATAGAGGAAGATCCCAGGATTATCAAAGAGCTTCGTAGAAGGGGTATCCCGGCAATAATTGGTAACGCAGCCAACATGAGTGTGCTAAGTGCTGCCAATGTGGAGTCAGCACGTATACTGATAATAGCTATATCTGATGCAGTCGCTACCCGTATAGCAGTTGAAAACGCTAAGGCTCTCAATCCGAACATAGATATCGTGGCTCGTGCCCAAAGTGCTAAGGAAAGAGACTACCTTAGACATAGAAGAGTATCCCATGTAGTGCTCGGCGAGATGGAGCTTGCGCTTGAGATTACAAGATTTACTTTGCATAGATTTGGGGTAAGTGGAGGCGAAGTGCAAGCTATCTTGCAAGGGCTGAGGGAAAGATCCGAGGCCGAACTCGGATCAGGTAGCCTATACGACCTGTGA
- a CDS encoding site-2 protease family protein produces the protein MNPLSGFRLCKIFGIPIYVNPTWFLVFALIVYSLASDRLPEFIPGSSNLFYWLAAIVGTLLFFLSLTAHELGHSLVSKSFGIPVRSITLHMFGGIAQLGSEVRRAREEFWIAIAGPIVSFALFLTFWGLSDIITSSMPAIGSFLSLLALLNIGVALFNLFPGFPLDGGRILRSIVWGISGNYIRATRISALGGQLFGYLLIAAGVLFAILDRYLGYLWMVLLGAFIIILARQSYRQSLTYHKLSNIKLADVYIPLVHVEEDTLVSDLFTDYIRSSGRQFFIVDFHGEPVGLLTPYEILRLPQPFWHITPVRSIMINLASVGRLPADLSLFDAMNLFERTGHNLFLVIDDDRIEGIVTRDTVVHVLGRTTSRV, from the coding sequence ATGAATCCTCTAAGCGGATTTAGACTATGTAAGATATTTGGCATACCTATTTACGTAAACCCTACCTGGTTTCTGGTGTTTGCCTTAATCGTCTACTCGCTGGCAAGCGACAGGTTACCGGAGTTCATACCAGGATCGAGTAATCTATTTTACTGGTTGGCAGCTATAGTAGGCACTTTGCTGTTCTTCCTGTCTCTTACTGCCCACGAACTGGGTCACAGCTTGGTGTCAAAAAGTTTTGGTATTCCTGTCAGATCCATTACGCTTCACATGTTTGGTGGTATAGCCCAGCTTGGGAGCGAGGTTAGAAGAGCAAGAGAGGAGTTTTGGATAGCCATAGCTGGGCCGATAGTAAGCTTTGCGCTATTTCTGACTTTTTGGGGATTGTCAGACATCATTACATCAAGTATGCCTGCAATAGGATCCTTTCTAAGCCTACTAGCATTACTCAATATAGGGGTAGCCTTATTCAATCTGTTCCCTGGTTTTCCCTTAGATGGAGGAAGGATACTTAGGTCAATCGTATGGGGTATAAGCGGCAACTATATCCGTGCTACGAGGATCTCAGCGCTAGGAGGCCAATTGTTTGGTTACCTGCTTATAGCTGCTGGGGTTCTATTTGCCATTCTGGATAGATATCTGGGATATCTATGGATGGTCCTTTTAGGAGCTTTCATTATAATTCTGGCCAGACAAAGCTATAGACAATCACTAACTTATCACAAATTGTCCAACATCAAGCTAGCGGACGTGTACATACCGCTTGTCCATGTTGAAGAAGATACTTTAGTAAGCGATCTCTTTACGGACTATATAAGGTCTTCTGGAAGACAGTTTTTTATAGTGGACTTCCATGGTGAACCTGTAGGTTTACTCACACCTTACGAAATACTCCGATTGCCGCAACCCTTCTGGCATATCACACCAGTAAGATCTATCATGATAAACTTAGCTTCTGTAGGCAGATTACCTGCCGATTTATCTTTGTTTGACGCTATGAACTTGTTCGAGAGAACAGGGCATAATCTCTTCTTAGTGATTGACGATGACCGAATAGAAGGAATAGTCACAAGAGACACTGTTGTACATGTTCTTGGCAGAACAACGTCGAGGGTATAA